One genomic region from Prunus persica cultivar Lovell chromosome G3, Prunus_persica_NCBIv2, whole genome shotgun sequence encodes:
- the LOC18784021 gene encoding G-type lectin S-receptor-like serine/threonine-protein kinase At4g03230: MFAQQPAPFKEPDRDVQSLLNLGHVRAEIEFLADVILCKQKMGGERETENTKESWTNILVGWKFARTQSIPDATDNFSNANKLGQGAYGPVYKGKFVGDQEIAVKRLSRASRQGLQEFKNEVVLIAKLQHRNLVRLKGFCIEGEEKNLLYEYMPNQSLDFYIFDHTKSMVLNWEMRFNIILGIARGLLYHHQDSRLRIVHRDLKTSNILLDEEMNPKISDFGLARIVGGKETESNTNTVVGTYGYMSSEYALGGTFSIKSYVYSFGVILLEIISGTENTGFYQSQQTFSLISYAWKLWTENKALELMDKTLDDSCNKSQFIKCVNVGLLLLNNQPLSLGEATTPAELLLMSVTRPNVVIVKALSTI, from the exons ATGTTTGCTCAGCAACCAGCGCCATTCAAGGAACCTGATAGAGATGTTCAGAGCTTGCTGAACCTTGGTCATGTTCGGGCAGAGATCGAGTTTCTTGCAGATGTCATTCTCTGCAAGCAGAAGATGGGA ggagaaagagagacggAGAACACAAAGGAATCTTGGacgaatattctcgtgggaTGGAAATTTGCTCGCACACAAAGCATACCGGATGCTACAGATAATTTCTCAAATGCAAACAAACTTGGACAAGGGGCCTATGGACCTGTTTACAAG GGCAAGTTTGTTGGAGATCAAGAAATCGCGGTAAAGAGGTTATCAAGGGCTTCAAGACAAGGCTTACAGGAATTTAAGAATGAGGTGGTGCTGATTGCCAAACTTCAACACCGAAACCTTGTTAGGCTTAAAGGATTTTGCAtcgaaggagaagaaaaaaatttactcTATGAGTACATGCCTAACCAAAGTCTAGACTTCTATATATTTG ATCATACAAAAAGCATGGTTCTCAATTGGGAGATGCGCTTCAACATCATTTTGGGAATCGCTCGAGGACTTCtttatcatcatcaagatTCCCGATTGAGGATCGTTCACAGAGATTTGAAAACCAGCAACATTCTCTTAGATGAGGAGATGAACCCCAAGATATCTGACTTCGGCTTGGCGAGGATTGTTGGAGGCAAAGAAACTGAGTCGAATACAAACACTGTAGTTGGAACTTA TGGTTATATGTCTTCAGAGTACGCATTAGGTGGAACTTTCTCAATAAAATCATATGTGTATAGCTTTGGTGTGATTCTTCTTGAGATAATCAGTGGAACAGAGAACACAGGATTTTATCAATCCCAACAAACTTTCAGCCTCATAAGTTAT GCATGGAAACTGTGGACAGAAAACAAGGCTTTGGAACTAATGGACAAGACTTTGGATGACAGTTGCAACAAAAGTCAATTTATTAAGTGTGTCAATGTTGGGCTATTACTCCTAAACAACCAGCCTCTCTCTTTAGGAGAGGCAACAACTCCAGCAGAGCTGCTTCTAATGTCGGTCACACGGCCAAACGTGGTAATTGTAAAAGCCCTCTCAACTATATAA